A single genomic interval of Microbacterium oleivorans harbors:
- a CDS encoding DUF7882 family protein — protein MGQLYYKGAGQPLEIEDRTLAHLRVIFMTKLRRGEPFLFETSSPHGTGHREFWIHPSLPLQFHFAGSRSPQLNPRWIDALMASANGPAGLQIVPEPQA, from the coding sequence GTGGGACAGCTTTACTACAAGGGTGCGGGACAGCCGCTCGAGATCGAGGACCGCACGCTCGCGCATCTGCGGGTAATCTTCATGACCAAGCTCCGCCGAGGCGAGCCGTTCTTGTTCGAGACGTCGTCGCCGCACGGCACTGGTCACCGCGAGTTCTGGATCCATCCCAGCCTTCCGCTGCAGTTCCATTTCGCGGGGAGCCGCTCGCCGCAGCTGAACCCGAGATGGATCGACGCGCTCATGGCGTCCGCCAACGGTCCGGCTGGATTGCAGATCGTCCCCGAACCGCAGGCATGA
- a CDS encoding NAD-dependent epimerase/dehydratase family protein, producing MIVLATGTSGFLGRAVVADLLAAGHEVRTLQRRPSGVPGARDVLGSITDSEVVGRAVEGADAVVHLAAKVSLAGDVREFHAVNVEGTRTMLDAASRAGVARFVQVSSPSVAHAGSSLAGAGADAADPVRARGEYARTKAEAELIALGRDGDAMRVVAVRPHLVWGPGDPQLIERIVARARRRTLPLLNGGTALIDTTYVDNAASGIVAALHRADAVGGRAYVLTNGEPRPVGDLMAGICRAAGAPEPRLRLPAVVAKAAGAAVEKIWEIRPGADEPPMTRFLAEQLSTAHWFDQTAIRRDLDWSPSVTIDEGLERLAGHYADSRS from the coding sequence GTGATCGTCCTCGCCACGGGCACGTCCGGTTTCCTCGGGCGCGCCGTCGTGGCCGATCTTCTGGCCGCGGGTCACGAGGTGCGCACGCTGCAGCGCCGCCCATCCGGGGTGCCCGGCGCGCGTGACGTGCTCGGGTCCATCACCGATTCCGAGGTCGTCGGGCGCGCTGTCGAGGGCGCCGACGCCGTCGTCCATCTCGCGGCCAAGGTGTCGCTCGCGGGTGATGTTCGGGAGTTCCACGCGGTGAACGTCGAGGGCACCCGGACGATGCTCGACGCGGCCTCCCGTGCCGGGGTGGCTCGCTTCGTGCAGGTCTCCTCCCCCTCGGTGGCCCACGCGGGTTCCTCCCTGGCGGGGGCCGGCGCGGATGCCGCGGACCCGGTGCGCGCCCGCGGTGAGTACGCCCGCACCAAGGCCGAGGCCGAGCTCATCGCCCTCGGGCGCGACGGCGACGCCATGCGCGTGGTCGCCGTGCGCCCGCACCTCGTGTGGGGGCCGGGCGATCCGCAGCTCATCGAGCGGATCGTCGCACGGGCCCGGCGCCGCACCCTCCCCCTGCTCAACGGCGGTACCGCGCTCATCGACACGACCTACGTCGACAACGCCGCCTCGGGCATCGTTGCAGCGCTCCACCGAGCGGATGCCGTCGGCGGGCGCGCGTACGTCCTGACCAACGGGGAGCCTCGCCCGGTCGGCGACCTGATGGCGGGTATCTGCCGCGCTGCCGGGGCCCCGGAGCCCCGATTGCGCCTGCCGGCTGTCGTCGCGAAGGCCGCCGGCGCGGCCGTCGAGAAGATCTGGGAGATCCGCCCGGGCGCGGACGAGCCGCCGATGACCCGTTTTCTCGCCGAGCAGCTGTCGACGGCGCACTGGTTCGATCAGACCGCCATCCGTCGGGATCTGGACTGGTCCCCTTCGGTCACCATCGACGAGGGGCTCGAACGCCTCGCAGGTCACTACGCCGACAGCCGCAGCTGA
- a CDS encoding DMT family transporter, with protein sequence MTDDTPRAHALAAAVAGAVLVGVLTAVQARINGALGAAVGDGLVAAVISFGSGLILIVAITVAVPSGRAGLRRLRDGIGRGIPAWMLLGGLAGAVTVATQGLTVASIGVALFTVGLVAGQTSGGLALDRVGYGPAGVVAVTPPRLVGGLLAVAGVVLCALGPRGEPAAWWMLVLPLVAGAGIAWQQATNGRLRQAIGSPLAATVVNFTGGTVILGLAAAVSMVINGTPAAMPSEPWMYLGGATGVVYIVMSAALVRRTGVLLLGLGSVVGLLCASIVLDVIAPAPAGPTLIAAAGAAVVALIGVVIAVVPWRRRRRTGG encoded by the coding sequence GTGACCGATGACACCCCCCGCGCGCACGCCCTCGCCGCCGCGGTCGCGGGTGCCGTGCTCGTCGGCGTGCTGACCGCCGTGCAGGCTCGCATCAACGGCGCCCTGGGTGCTGCGGTGGGCGATGGCTTGGTCGCCGCCGTCATCTCGTTCGGGTCGGGTCTCATCCTCATCGTCGCCATCACCGTCGCGGTTCCGAGCGGACGCGCGGGGTTGCGACGTCTGCGCGACGGCATCGGGCGCGGCATCCCCGCCTGGATGCTGCTGGGCGGTCTGGCCGGAGCCGTCACCGTCGCAACCCAGGGGCTCACCGTCGCCTCGATCGGTGTCGCCCTGTTCACGGTGGGGCTCGTCGCCGGTCAGACCTCGGGCGGACTCGCGCTCGATCGGGTCGGATACGGCCCGGCGGGCGTGGTCGCGGTCACGCCGCCGCGTCTGGTGGGCGGTCTCCTGGCGGTCGCCGGCGTCGTCCTGTGCGCCCTCGGCCCCCGCGGCGAGCCGGCGGCGTGGTGGATGCTCGTGCTGCCCCTCGTGGCCGGTGCGGGCATCGCCTGGCAGCAGGCCACCAATGGTCGGTTGCGACAGGCGATCGGCAGCCCCCTCGCGGCGACGGTCGTCAACTTCACCGGCGGCACCGTGATCCTCGGGCTCGCTGCCGCCGTCAGCATGGTGATCAACGGAACCCCAGCCGCGATGCCGAGTGAGCCGTGGATGTATCTCGGCGGGGCGACCGGAGTGGTCTACATCGTGATGTCGGCTGCGCTCGTGCGCCGCACGGGTGTGCTGCTGCTCGGCCTCGGGTCGGTGGTGGGACTGCTCTGCGCGTCGATCGTGCTCGACGTCATCGCCCCGGCGCCCGCGGGACCGACGCTCATCGCTGCCGCCGGGGCGGCGGTGGTGGCCCTCATCGGCGTCGTGATCGCGGTGGTGCCGTGGCGGCGACGTCGTCGCACCGGAGGATGA
- a CDS encoding M23 family metallopeptidase: MTKMLAPAPHGRFVRGWVPGSHRGRDDGWRNHDPEGTKHVQAVVEGVIVATSKGGHYNGGWGNQFIVDHGHGIFTSYNHFRTGSMIGKGVGDRVAAGEFLGRMGSTGAATGDHSHFEVRVGGSGEQFRVDPAPWLNGSKEIPGGQPASGGLARQQRRVRANVGTEGYLNGRLSPTVGDNVRQRLASNVVGNFDGFIRGQEVTVDGVTSNIWFRGAFNGNFFAAAGFTSQSTDGLTDLGGSAAPAPAPIDVRLFAFLSEAWYVFPSAEAAVNAPRGHRGPTVGPGEFYVHEIRHGAYRIDAGWLHPKAGAHVRRRG, encoded by the coding sequence ATGACCAAGATGCTGGCACCCGCCCCGCACGGGCGGTTCGTACGAGGCTGGGTCCCCGGCTCGCACCGCGGACGCGACGACGGCTGGCGCAACCATGACCCCGAGGGCACGAAGCACGTCCAGGCAGTCGTCGAGGGCGTCATCGTCGCGACGTCGAAGGGCGGCCACTACAACGGCGGCTGGGGAAACCAGTTCATCGTCGACCACGGCCACGGGATCTTCACGAGCTACAACCACTTCCGCACCGGCTCCATGATCGGCAAGGGCGTCGGTGACCGCGTGGCCGCGGGCGAGTTCCTGGGCCGCATGGGCTCCACCGGCGCGGCGACCGGCGACCACTCGCACTTCGAGGTCCGCGTCGGCGGCTCGGGCGAGCAGTTCCGCGTCGACCCGGCACCGTGGCTGAACGGCTCGAAGGAGATCCCCGGCGGCCAGCCTGCATCCGGTGGACTCGCACGCCAGCAGCGGCGGGTCCGCGCGAACGTCGGCACCGAGGGATACCTCAATGGCCGGTTGTCGCCGACGGTCGGTGACAACGTCCGCCAGCGGCTCGCATCGAACGTCGTCGGCAACTTCGACGGGTTCATCCGCGGCCAGGAAGTCACCGTCGACGGCGTCACCTCGAACATCTGGTTCCGGGGTGCGTTCAACGGCAACTTCTTCGCCGCGGCGGGCTTCACCTCGCAGTCCACCGATGGTCTCACCGACCTCGGCGGCTCCGCGGCGCCGGCCCCGGCGCCGATCGACGTGCGCCTCTTCGCGTTCCTCTCCGAGGCCTGGTACGTCTTCCCGTCGGCGGAAGCCGCGGTGAACGCCCCGCGCGGCCACCGCGGACCGACCGTCGGCCCTGGCGAGTTCTACGTCCACGAGATCCGCCACGGCGCCTACCGGATCGACGCCGGCTGGCTGCACCCCAAGGCGGGCGCGCACGTTCGGCGCCGCGGGTGA
- a CDS encoding DUF732 domain-containing protein yields the protein MATSPSAGAGADESAFLAAVRENLPENTQIPDATDEQLLAAGADACEQIAEGTPGDQISVIENEQLGVLGTYDDSGAIVSAARTNLCD from the coding sequence GTGGCGACCTCGCCGTCGGCAGGGGCGGGCGCGGATGAGTCCGCGTTCCTCGCTGCAGTGCGGGAGAACCTGCCGGAGAACACTCAGATCCCCGACGCGACCGACGAGCAGCTACTCGCGGCCGGCGCCGACGCTTGCGAGCAGATCGCAGAGGGCACGCCGGGAGATCAGATCTCGGTGATCGAGAACGAGCAGCTCGGGGTCCTGGGCACCTACGACGACAGCGGAGCGATCGTCTCTGCCGCTCGAACGAACCTCTGCGACTAG